One genomic region from Streptomyces venezuelae encodes:
- the priA gene encoding bifunctional 1-(5-phosphoribosyl)-5-((5-phosphoribosylamino)methylideneamino)imidazole-4-carboxamide isomerase/phosphoribosylanthranilate isomerase PriA: MSTLELLPAVDVRDGQAVRLVHGESGSETSYGSPLEAALAWQRSGAEWLHLVDLDAAFGTGDNRELIAEVAKAMDIKVELSGGIRDDASLAAALATGCTRVNLGTAALETPEWVAKVIAEYGDKIAVGLDVRGTTLRGRGWTRDGGDLYETLARLDSEGCSRYVVTDIAKDGTLQGPNLELLRNVCAATDKPVVASGGVSSLDDLRAISELVPLGVEGAIVGKALYAKAFTLEEALGAVAAV, translated from the coding sequence GTGAGCACTCTCGAACTCCTCCCCGCCGTCGACGTCCGCGACGGTCAGGCCGTCCGTCTCGTCCACGGCGAGTCCGGCAGCGAGACCTCCTACGGCTCCCCGCTGGAGGCGGCCCTCGCCTGGCAGAGGTCGGGCGCCGAGTGGCTGCACCTGGTCGACCTCGACGCCGCCTTCGGCACGGGTGACAACCGGGAGCTGATCGCCGAGGTCGCCAAGGCCATGGACATCAAGGTGGAGCTCTCCGGCGGCATCCGCGACGACGCCTCCCTCGCGGCGGCCCTCGCCACCGGCTGCACCCGCGTCAACCTCGGCACCGCGGCCCTCGAGACCCCCGAGTGGGTCGCCAAGGTCATCGCCGAGTACGGCGACAAGATCGCCGTCGGCCTCGACGTCCGTGGCACGACCCTGCGCGGCCGCGGCTGGACCCGCGACGGCGGCGACCTCTACGAGACGCTCGCCCGCCTCGACTCCGAGGGCTGCTCCCGCTACGTCGTCACCGACATCGCCAAGGACGGCACGCTCCAGGGCCCCAACCTGGAGCTCCTGAGGAACGTCTGCGCGGCCACCGACAAGCCCGTCGTCGCCTCCGGCGGCGTCTCCTCCCTGGACGACCTGCGGGCCATCTCGGAGCTGGTCCCGCTGGGCGTCGAGGGCGCGATCGTCGGCAAGGCGCTCTACGCCAAGGCCTTCACCCTCGAAGAGGCGCTGGGGGCGGTGGCTGCCGTATGA
- the hisB gene encoding imidazoleglycerol-phosphate dehydratase HisB → MSRVGRVERTTKETSVVVEIDLDGTGKVDVSTGVGFYDHMLDQLGRHGLFDLTVKTDGDLHIDSHHTIEDTALALGAAFKQALGDKVGIYRFGNCTVPLDESLAQVTVDLSGRPYLVHTEPENMAPMIGSYDTTMTRHIFESFVAQAQIALHIHVPYGRNAHHIVECQFKAFARALRYASERDPRAAGILPSTKGAL, encoded by the coding sequence ATGAGCCGCGTAGGCCGCGTTGAGCGCACCACCAAGGAGACGTCCGTCGTCGTCGAGATCGACCTCGACGGCACCGGAAAGGTCGACGTGTCGACCGGGGTCGGCTTCTACGACCACATGCTCGACCAGCTCGGCCGCCACGGCCTCTTCGACCTGACGGTCAAGACCGACGGCGACCTGCACATCGACTCGCACCACACCATCGAGGACACCGCCCTCGCCCTCGGCGCCGCCTTCAAGCAGGCCCTCGGCGACAAGGTCGGCATCTACCGCTTCGGCAACTGCACCGTCCCGCTGGACGAGTCCCTCGCCCAGGTGACGGTCGACCTCTCCGGCCGCCCCTACCTCGTGCACACCGAGCCCGAGAACATGGCACCGATGATCGGCTCGTACGACACGACGATGACCCGGCACATCTTCGAGTCCTTCGTCGCACAGGCCCAGATCGCGCTGCACATCCACGTCCCGTACGGGCGTAACGCCCACCACATCGTGGAGTGCCAGTTCAAGGCCTTCGCCCGCGCCCTCCGCTACGCCTCCGAGCGCGACCCGCGCGCCGCCGGAATCCTCCCCTCCACGAAGGGCGCGCTCTGA
- the hisH gene encoding imidazole glycerol phosphate synthase subunit HisH, translating to MTVTGSPKKVVVFDYGFGNVRSAERALARVGADVEITRDYDKAMNADGLLVPGVGAFSACMSGLKEARGEWIIGRRLSGGRPVMGICVGMQILFGQGIEHGVETEGLDEWPGTVEPLNAPVVPHMGWNTVDAPEGSELFAGLDADARYYFVHSYAVREWTLEVGNKNMRAPKVTWATHGEPFVAAVENGALWATQFHPEKSGDAGAQLLTNWIGTL from the coding sequence ATGACCGTGACCGGCAGCCCCAAGAAGGTCGTCGTCTTCGACTACGGCTTCGGCAACGTCCGCTCCGCCGAGCGCGCGCTCGCCCGGGTCGGCGCCGACGTCGAGATCACCCGCGACTACGACAAGGCCATGAACGCCGACGGACTCCTCGTCCCCGGCGTCGGCGCCTTCTCCGCCTGCATGAGCGGACTCAAGGAGGCCCGCGGCGAGTGGATCATCGGCCGCCGGCTCTCCGGCGGCCGCCCCGTCATGGGCATCTGCGTCGGCATGCAGATCCTCTTCGGCCAGGGCATCGAGCACGGCGTGGAGACCGAGGGCCTCGACGAGTGGCCCGGTACGGTCGAGCCGTTGAACGCCCCCGTCGTGCCCCACATGGGCTGGAACACGGTGGACGCGCCCGAGGGCAGCGAGCTCTTCGCCGGCCTCGACGCCGACGCCCGGTACTACTTCGTGCACTCCTACGCGGTGCGCGAGTGGACCCTGGAGGTCGGCAACAAGAACATGCGCGCCCCCAAGGTCACCTGGGCCACCCACGGCGAGCCGTTCGTCGCGGCCGTCGAGAACGGCGCCCTGTGGGCGACCCAGTTCCACCCCGAGAAGTCCGGCGACGCCGGAGCCCAGCTCCTCACCAACTGGATCGGAACCCTGTGA